Proteins encoded together in one Tripterygium wilfordii isolate XIE 37 chromosome 14, ASM1340144v1, whole genome shotgun sequence window:
- the LOC120015094 gene encoding uncharacterized protein LOC120015094 isoform X1, translating into MEDMDIDQVVEIPDTPPDRIAAQHNNGRKIAGKQTGASIAVHSSNSALLDGGHFNRLSSRDRLGTESGNHRKPHLLSQKDVINVDEKECRNNSRENFPVESSCASRNGPLFRKMAMERNSAYETKHPFGDQRKDKGKDLFAKFPPKSSSFQVNDGFLDLSEHNTSWRMIDMAPDGASKAIQSGEIRQGQIATRGGGSLHAAPDRPKTCDDSRKGKGKLDVNGCKDAASAANHGKGINVSGSSQCKTEKQVAHHFVTTPRVSGQKRLVRNGCISPHNIAARAKRGTELPFISKDVEVTRGNNVDFNGQCQMDISEIVSDVNNCGRVKGKGVATYPCKMMEHDVNISRRPSRVLAINNEEPNRTSDVSRNANRCSQGWRNTHSHSKKIDPSSDAAGHVLGPHNDFSCSVNQQHANRGEERDNRNGHTSSDLLNSPEDLSTTQTASSILSEFERRFESHNSVNIKKRQKQVGMTSRNDGERSSAVSDDSDIVFLGSCGESSHSNSFRLQSYQNEGVMDPVFDIDEFSPEMRCNMSEDIGNIGIDNLEVKARQLEADEILARELQEQFYHEVPAYGSFEIDENIAWALQQEESAIPDVSYPNQRVSFPRSSTSRLHRQPHSRSFQNLSNRRGAQTRISSSRTARLRSRILGRSPTGLPRERNFQFPPNMDLDMRLDILEALEAAFDDASDGRTTRNGRGHGLGHSHFDQDFNDGNYELFLALDENNHQHTGASANQINNLPQSIVQSENIEEACAICLETPTIGETVRHLPCLHKFHKDCIDPWLSRKTSCPVCKLSIT; encoded by the exons ATGGAGGACATGGATATTGATCAGGTGGTGGAGATACCGGATACTCCTCCTGATAGAATAGCTGCTCAGCACAACAATGGTAGAAAAATTGCGGGAAAACAAACTGGTGCTTCTATAGCTGTTCATTCGAGTAACTCTGCTCTCTTGGATGGAGGGCATTTTAATCGGCTAAGCAGCAGGGATAGGCTGGGTACTGAAAGTGGGAATCATAGGAAACCTCATTTACTTTCACAGAAAGATGTCATTAATGTTGATGAAAAAGAATGCCGCAACAACTCCCGTGAAAATTTTCCAGTAGAGAGTTCATGTGCTTCTCGGAATGGTCCTTTATTTAGAAAAATGGCAATGGAAAGGAACTCCGCTTATGAGACCAAGCATCCATTTGGAGATCAACGCAAAGATAAAGGGAAAGATTTATTTGCTAAATTTCCTCCTAAATCCTCTTCTTTTCAAGTGAATGATGGTTTTTTAGATTTAAGTGAACATAACACTAGTTGGAGAATGATTGATATGGCTCCAGATGGTGCTTCAAAGGCTATTCAGTCTGGAGAGATAAGACAAGGTCAGATAGCTACTCGTGGTGGTGGTTCTTTACATGCTGCTCCTGACCGTCCAAAGACATGCGATGACAGTCGTAAGGGAAAAGGAAAACTAGATGTTAATGGATGTAAAGATGCTGCTTCAGCTGCAAATCATGGAAAAGGGATCAATGTCTCTGGCAGTTCTCAATGTAAAACTGAAAAGCAAGTAGCTCATCATTTTGTTACCACGCCAAGAGTCTCTGGGCAAAAAAGACTCGTACGAAATGGCTGTATTTCTCCACATAATATAGCAGCTAGGGCTAAAAGAGGGACCGAACTCCCATTTATTTCCAAAGATGTTGAAGTGACTCGTGGAAATAACGTCGATTTTAATGGTCAGTGTCAAATGGATATTAGTGAAATAGTTTCTGACGTGAATAACTGTGGTAGAGTGAAAGGAAAAGGGGTAGCAACATATCCTTGCAAAATGATGGAGCATGATGTAAATATTTCTCGTAGGCCAAGCAG GGTTCTTGCTATTAATAATGAAGAACCTAATAGAACCAGTGATGTCAGTAGAAATGCAAATAGATGCTCTCAAGGATGGAGAAATACTCACAGCCATTCAAAGAAAATAGATCCATCCTCTGATGCTGCTGGGCATGTCTTGGGGCCACACAATGATTTCAGCTGCTCTGTTAATCAACAACATGCAAATCGAGGGGAAGAAAGAGATAACAGAAATGGTCATACGAGCAGTGATTTGTTGAATTCTCCTGAAGATCTATCCACAACTCAAACAGCTTCCAGTATTCTGTCAGAGTTTGAGCGTCGATTTGAATCGCACAATAGTGTGAACATTAAGAAAAGGCAAAAGCAGGTTGGCATGACTTCTCGAAATGATGGTGAGCGTTCTTCTGCAGTTTCTGATGATTCGGATATTGTATTTCTCGGTTCATGTGGGGAGTCTTCCCATTCAAATTCATTTAGACTCCAGAGTTATCAAAACGAAGGAGTTATGGATCCAGTTTTTGATATTGATGAGTTTTCTCCTGAAATGAGATGTAACATGAGCGAAGATATAGGTAACATCGGCATTGACAACTTGGAAGTTAAAGCAAGACAGCTGGAAGCAGATGAAATATTAGCTCGTGAACTCCAAGAGCAATTTTATCATGAGGTGCCAGCATATGGGAGCTTTGAG ATCGATGAAAATATCGCATGGGCACTGCAGCAGGAGGAGAGTGCTATCCCTGATGTTTCTTATCCAAATCAGCGAGTATCATTTCCT AGGTCATCAACTTCCCGGTTACATAGGCAGCCGCACTCACGGTCTTTTCAGAATCTGTCAAATAGGAGAGGAGCACAGACTCGAATTTCTTCTAGTAGAACAGCACGATTGAGAAGTCGCATCCTTGGCCGCTCTCCTACGGGATTACCCAGAGAAAGGAATTTTCAGTTTCCTCCAAACATGGATTTGGATATG AGACTTGATATCTTGGAAGCCCTAGAGGCTGCATTTGATGATGCTAGTGATGGGAGAACAACCAGGAACGGGCGTGGCCATGGTCTTGGGCACAGTCATTTCGATCAGGATTTCAATGA cGGTAACTATGAACTCTTTTTGGCTCTTGATGAGAATAACCACCAGCATACAGGTGCATCAGCCAATCAGATCAATAATTTGCCGCAGTCCATAGTACag TCTGAAAATATTGAAGAAGCTTGTGCCATCTGTCTTGAAACTCCAACAATTGGAGAAACAGTTCGGCATCTCCCTTGCTTGCACAAATTCCATAAAGAT TGTATTGATCCATGGCTGAGTAGGAAAACATCATGTCCTGTTTGCAAGTTATCCATAACTTGA
- the LOC120015094 gene encoding uncharacterized protein LOC120015094 isoform X2: MEDMDIDQVVEIPDTPPDRIAAQHNNGRKIAGKQTGASIAVHSSNSALLDGGHFNRLSSRDRLGTESGNHRKPHLLSQKDVINVDEKECRNNSRENFPVESSCASRNGPLFRKMAMERNSAYETKHPFGDQRKDKGKDLFAKFPPKSSSFQVNDGFLDLSEHNTSWRMIDMAPDGASKAIQSGEIRQGQIATRGGGSLHAAPDRPKTCDDSRKGKGKLDVNGCKDAASAANHGKGINVSGSSQCKTEKQVAHHFVTTPRVSGQKRLVRNGCISPHNIAARAKRGTELPFISKDVEVTRGNNVDFNGQCQMDISEIVSDVNNCGRVKGKGVATYPCKMMEHDVNISRRPSRVLAINNEEPNRTSDVSRNANRCSQGWRNTHSHSKKIDPSSDAAGHVLGPHNDFSCSVNQQHANRGEERDNRNGHTSSDLLNSPEDLSTTQTASSILSEFERRFESHNSVNIKKRQKQVGMTSRNDGNIGIDNLEVKARQLEADEILARELQEQFYHEVPAYGSFEIDENIAWALQQEESAIPDVSYPNQRVSFPRSSTSRLHRQPHSRSFQNLSNRRGAQTRISSSRTARLRSRILGRSPTGLPRERNFQFPPNMDLDMRLDILEALEAAFDDASDGRTTRNGRGHGLGHSHFDQDFNDGNYELFLALDENNHQHTGASANQINNLPQSIVQSENIEEACAICLETPTIGETVRHLPCLHKFHKDCIDPWLSRKTSCPVCKLSIT, from the exons ATGGAGGACATGGATATTGATCAGGTGGTGGAGATACCGGATACTCCTCCTGATAGAATAGCTGCTCAGCACAACAATGGTAGAAAAATTGCGGGAAAACAAACTGGTGCTTCTATAGCTGTTCATTCGAGTAACTCTGCTCTCTTGGATGGAGGGCATTTTAATCGGCTAAGCAGCAGGGATAGGCTGGGTACTGAAAGTGGGAATCATAGGAAACCTCATTTACTTTCACAGAAAGATGTCATTAATGTTGATGAAAAAGAATGCCGCAACAACTCCCGTGAAAATTTTCCAGTAGAGAGTTCATGTGCTTCTCGGAATGGTCCTTTATTTAGAAAAATGGCAATGGAAAGGAACTCCGCTTATGAGACCAAGCATCCATTTGGAGATCAACGCAAAGATAAAGGGAAAGATTTATTTGCTAAATTTCCTCCTAAATCCTCTTCTTTTCAAGTGAATGATGGTTTTTTAGATTTAAGTGAACATAACACTAGTTGGAGAATGATTGATATGGCTCCAGATGGTGCTTCAAAGGCTATTCAGTCTGGAGAGATAAGACAAGGTCAGATAGCTACTCGTGGTGGTGGTTCTTTACATGCTGCTCCTGACCGTCCAAAGACATGCGATGACAGTCGTAAGGGAAAAGGAAAACTAGATGTTAATGGATGTAAAGATGCTGCTTCAGCTGCAAATCATGGAAAAGGGATCAATGTCTCTGGCAGTTCTCAATGTAAAACTGAAAAGCAAGTAGCTCATCATTTTGTTACCACGCCAAGAGTCTCTGGGCAAAAAAGACTCGTACGAAATGGCTGTATTTCTCCACATAATATAGCAGCTAGGGCTAAAAGAGGGACCGAACTCCCATTTATTTCCAAAGATGTTGAAGTGACTCGTGGAAATAACGTCGATTTTAATGGTCAGTGTCAAATGGATATTAGTGAAATAGTTTCTGACGTGAATAACTGTGGTAGAGTGAAAGGAAAAGGGGTAGCAACATATCCTTGCAAAATGATGGAGCATGATGTAAATATTTCTCGTAGGCCAAGCAG GGTTCTTGCTATTAATAATGAAGAACCTAATAGAACCAGTGATGTCAGTAGAAATGCAAATAGATGCTCTCAAGGATGGAGAAATACTCACAGCCATTCAAAGAAAATAGATCCATCCTCTGATGCTGCTGGGCATGTCTTGGGGCCACACAATGATTTCAGCTGCTCTGTTAATCAACAACATGCAAATCGAGGGGAAGAAAGAGATAACAGAAATGGTCATACGAGCAGTGATTTGTTGAATTCTCCTGAAGATCTATCCACAACTCAAACAGCTTCCAGTATTCTGTCAGAGTTTGAGCGTCGATTTGAATCGCACAATAGTGTGAACATTAAGAAAAGGCAAAAGCAGGTTGGCATGACTTCTCGAAATGATG GTAACATCGGCATTGACAACTTGGAAGTTAAAGCAAGACAGCTGGAAGCAGATGAAATATTAGCTCGTGAACTCCAAGAGCAATTTTATCATGAGGTGCCAGCATATGGGAGCTTTGAG ATCGATGAAAATATCGCATGGGCACTGCAGCAGGAGGAGAGTGCTATCCCTGATGTTTCTTATCCAAATCAGCGAGTATCATTTCCT AGGTCATCAACTTCCCGGTTACATAGGCAGCCGCACTCACGGTCTTTTCAGAATCTGTCAAATAGGAGAGGAGCACAGACTCGAATTTCTTCTAGTAGAACAGCACGATTGAGAAGTCGCATCCTTGGCCGCTCTCCTACGGGATTACCCAGAGAAAGGAATTTTCAGTTTCCTCCAAACATGGATTTGGATATG AGACTTGATATCTTGGAAGCCCTAGAGGCTGCATTTGATGATGCTAGTGATGGGAGAACAACCAGGAACGGGCGTGGCCATGGTCTTGGGCACAGTCATTTCGATCAGGATTTCAATGA cGGTAACTATGAACTCTTTTTGGCTCTTGATGAGAATAACCACCAGCATACAGGTGCATCAGCCAATCAGATCAATAATTTGCCGCAGTCCATAGTACag TCTGAAAATATTGAAGAAGCTTGTGCCATCTGTCTTGAAACTCCAACAATTGGAGAAACAGTTCGGCATCTCCCTTGCTTGCACAAATTCCATAAAGAT TGTATTGATCCATGGCTGAGTAGGAAAACATCATGTCCTGTTTGCAAGTTATCCATAACTTGA